A part of Drosophila willistoni isolate 14030-0811.24 unplaced genomic scaffold, UCI_dwil_1.1 Seg143.1, whole genome shotgun sequence genomic DNA contains:
- the LOC111519318 gene encoding microtubule-associated protein RP/EB family member 1-like, giving the protein MSLKNVIESPYERYPPRTELLEWVNRTLKLCYTRLIDLRTGTAYCQLFHMLKPDAINMKMVKWTTKLDEDHIANFRLLQKGFHHACVHKEIPVNLLVKDEFLDHLDFLRWFHKFFMLNRSAAAANYDEWAASILL; this is encoded by the coding sequence ATGTCGTTGAAAAATGTGATAGAGAGTCCCTATGAGCGTTATCCACCGCGCACTGAACTTCTTGAATGGGTAAACCGGACGCTGAAATTGTGTTATACCCGTCTGATTGATCTCAGAACAGGCACCGCCTATTGCCAGCTGTTTCATATGCTGAAACCTGATGCCATTAACATGAAGATGGTGAAATGGACAACGAAATTAGATGAGGATCATATTGCAAATTTCCGGCTACTCCAGAAGGGCTTTCATCACGCATGTGTCCATAAGGAAATACCAGTGAACTTGCTGGTCAAGGATGAATTTCTGGATCATCTTGATTTTTTACGGTGGTTCCACAAGTTCTTTATGCTGAATCGATCAGCTGCTGCAGCTAACTATGATGAGTGGGCAGCTTCCATTTTGTTATAA